Part of the Aggregatilinea lenta genome, CGCAGCACCTGGGCCGATCCGGCGGCGTACGATAAGAAGGCGTCGGACCTCGCCAAGCGCTTTCACAAGTACATGGCGCAGTTCGAGGACGCGATGAGCGACGCCGTCAAGGCCGCCGCGCCGAAGGCGTAGCGCCTCCACGACCCGTTGTTCGCACGATCACACCGCCCCGGCGCGTAACCGGGGCGGTGTTTTTTACGTCAGGAAGGGGACGAGCACCTCACCCCGGCCCCTCTCCAATCAAGTGTATAGGCTGTAGACAGGCATGATCTGCGCACGGCGTAGGGGCAATTCATGAAGCGTCCCGACGCGCGAGCGTCTATCACTCGCCCGTTTCGCGCAACGTCTTGTCGAACAGCAGATACCGCCGCCGCACGGACATGCCCGCGCGTTCGTACAGCGCGACCGCGTTCGAATCGTTCTCGGCGTCCACTTCCAGTCCACCCGCCGTGAAGCCGCGTCTGCGCAACGCCGCGAACCCATGGCGCAGCAGCGCGCTGCCCAGCCCACGCCGCCGCCTGTCGGTGCGCACGCCGAGTGCGTTGATCCAGCCACGCCCCGGATCGGTCTCACCCCACGGCCCGCCCAGGCACAGGCCGACGACAGCGTCATTCTCGACCGCCACCAGCCACAGGCCCGGATCGAAGCCTGCACCCAGGCGCATGTGGCGCCATACCTCGAATGGCACCGGCTGGTAGCCCCAGTTCTCGCCGAAGAGGTCTGCCTCGGCAGCGTGTACCGCCTGCGCGTCGCGGTCGCGGTCGAAGGGCCGCAGCGTGATGCCGTCCGGCAGCGCGGGCGGCTCCGGCAGCCCGGCCAGCTCGACGTGCATGAACCACGAGCTGCGCACCACCACATAGCCCGCGCGTTCCAGCAGCGCAACCGTGGAGGCGGCAGCATCCCGCGCGAAGCGCCGCACGCGCAGCGGTAGATCGGGCGACATGTCGGCATCCGCGCGCTCCAGGTGACGCGCATCCGCCGCGCGCAGAAGCGCCGTCCCGATACCCTGCCTCCGGCAGCCGGGCAGCACCGCGCCGGTCCCCCACCCCGTGCCGAAGCGGGGATCCAGCTCGGCAGTGCAGTAGCCGACCAGCGCCCCGGCGTCCGTCACCGCGACAAAACAATTGCGCTCCGGCTCGAAGTAAGGTCGCGTGAAGCGTTCGCGCAGCCCATCAAGCGTATCCGCCTGATCGTCGCCGTCGAACGCCGACGCCGCGTTGATCACTTCCAGCAGCACGGGCAGGTCGTCCCACACGAAGCGCCGCAGCTTTACGGTGCGATCCCCGCTCTCGGCGCTCAACTCACGATCTCCGCCGGATTGCCGCGCAGCACCTTGCGATAGTGCACGAAGCGCACGTAGGTCTCGAAGCCTGCGCGCTGGTAAATGCGGATTGCGCCCGGCACGTCGTCGCGCACGCCGAGGCCCGCACGCTCGTAGCCGTGCGCCTGTCCGGCCTGCATGCCCGCGCGCAGCAGCGCTGTACCCAGCCCGTGCCCGCGTTCCGAGTGCAGTACGGTCAGCCGCCCAACCCACGTCAGGCCGGGGTCGTCCGGACCCCACGGCTGCATGACGCAGATCCCGACGATCTCGTCGCCGCGACACACCACCCGCCACAGGTCCGGCGTGGCGTCGGTTCCGCCCAGGAAGTGCTGCGTCCACTCCTCATACGGCATCTTCACGCCCTGCCCGCCGCCATCCATGAAGCCCGCCTGATCGACCTCGTAAAACGCGGGCAGATCGCGTGCGCGGTCGAAGGCGCGCAGCGTGATGCCCTCCGGCAGCGGCCACGGCTCGATTGGCTGGCCGAGGTCGATACGCATCCGGTAGGAGGACCGCAGCTCCGCGTAACCTTCCGACGCCGCCAGCTCGACCGCCGCCGTATTGGCATAGTTCAAGAAGCGCTGGATGAACACGGCCTTGTCGCGATCCGGCTGCGCCATCGCCCACGCCTCGAACTCAGCATCCGCAGCGCGTAACAGCGCCCGCCCTATGCCGCGCTCACGCCAGTCGGGGTGCACGACGCCCCAACCGTAGCCCCACACGCGGTCTTCGTTGGTGCGCCGCTCGACGTAGGCGTAACCGACGATCCGCTCGTCCGGCGTTACCGCCACCAGCAGATCCGATTCCGGCGTGCTGAACTCTTCCAGTTCCTCGCGCAGCGTATCGTCCGTATAGCGCTCGTCGTCGTTGTCATGCTCACCTGCCGCGTTAGCCAGCGTAACCAACGCGGGCAAATCGTCCCACGTAAACCGGCGGATCTGAAACTGCGCGTGTCCGGCCATAGGGTGCTTTGTCGCTCCTGGTGCGGAAAAATCAGGCGTCAACTGTATCCGGCCCGGCGGCGGCTGGCAACCCGAGCTTCATGCTCTGCGCGGCGAATCCCGGTACAATAGAGGCATACTTCTGGCTGTGGTCAGGTTCATTCCATTGAGGAGTTCCGCATGACGCACGGTGAGGATCTGGCGGCAAGTGTGGCGTACTGCGGGCTGGTGTGCGGCCTGTGCGATCACAGCGCGGCCTGCAACGGCTGCCGCGCCGAGGCGTGCACCACGGACGGCTGCGACAAAGCCCACTGCGCGATCCGCCAGTGCTGCCTGGATCACGACATCGCGGGGTGCTGGGACTGCGACGAGTTCCCCTGCGACAAGGGCCGCTACGCCGATGCCAATCGCGGGCAGACGGTCGGCTTCGTGACGTACATTCAGGACGAGGGCCTCGACGACTTCGTGACCGTGCTGCTGGCCAACGAGCAGCGCGGCATCCGCTACGGCATGGATGGCCCCTACTACCACGCGGGCGCGGACACAGTGTCAGCCCTGCTCGATATGGCGCGGCGGGAGTAGGCTACCCACGCAAGCCCACGGGATCAAAAAAGCCAGGCTTGCGCCTGGCTTTTGAGTCGTGCGGTTAAACGTTCTTAGTTCTTGCGATCCGGGTCGAGTGCGCCCAGGTCACCGATACGCGGCCAGCCCTTTTCACGCAGCACGGCATGTGCGGCGGAGAGGCGAGCGATCGGCACGCGGAACGGCGAGCAGCTCACGTAGTTCAGGCCGAGGGTGTGGCAGAACTCGATGCTGTTCGGGTCGCCGCCGTGCTCACCGCAGATCCCGATCTCCAGACCAGGACGGGTCGCGCGGCCCTTCTCGACGGCCATCTTCATCAGCAGGCCGACGCCATCGCGGTCGATGGTCTGGAACGGGTTGACCGGCAGGATACCCTGCTCGACGTACTGGAGCAGGAAGTGACGCTCGGCGTCGTCGCGGCTGAGGCCGTAGGTCATCTGCGTCAGGTCGTTCGTGCCGAAGCTGAAGAACTCCGCCAGCTCAGCGACTTCGTCAGCCGTCAGTGCTGCGCGCGGGATCTCGATCATCGTGCCGAACTTGTAGCTGACCGTGGCATTCTTCTCGTCCATAACGGCCTTCGCTTCGTCCAGCAGCAGCTTCTGCAGGAACTTCAGCTCGTTGACGTGGCCGATCAGCGGGATCATGACCTCAACGTGCACGTCCACGCCTTCCTTGGCCGCGTCGCACGCCGCCTCGAAGATCGCGCGGACCTGCATCTTGTTCACGTCGGGCATCATCACGCCCAGGCGAACACCGCGCAGACCCAGCATGGGGTTGTATTCCTGAAGCTCATTGGCCTTCGCCAGCAGCTTTTCCTTGACGCCCGCGTCCTCGCCCTTGACTTTCGCCACGGCGACGTCGACCATCAGCTCTTCACGGCTGGGCAGGAACTCGTGCAGCGGCGGGTCGATCAGGCGGATGATGACGGGCAAGCCATCCATCGCCTTGAAGATGCCGTGGAAGTCGTCGCGCTGTTCGGGCAGCATCTTGGCCAGCGCCGCCGCCTTGGCCGCGTCGTCATCGGCCAGGATATAGTTCTGGAAGAGCTGCGTGCGCTCGCCCAGGAACATGTGCTCGGTGCGGCACAGGCCGATGCCCTGCGCGCCGTAGCTGCGGGCGCGGGTCGCCTGCTGCGGATCGTCGGCGTTGGCCCACACCATCATGCGGCGGGTTTCGTCGGCCCAGCTCAGGATCTTCTGAAGCTCAGTCTGCTCCTCGAATTCGGGAACAACCACCGGGATCGTGCCCAGGTAGACATCGCCCTTCGCGCCGTTCAGCGAGATGACGTCGCCTTCCTTGACCACCACATCACCGACCGTGAACTTGCGTTCCTTCAGGTTAATATTGATCTCGCCGCAGCCCGACACGCACGGCTTACCAAGCTGGCGGGCGACCACAGCGGCGTGGCTGGTTGCGCCGCCTTCCTGCGTCAAAATACCCTTAGCGGCCAGCATCCCGTGCACGTCATCCGGCTCGGTCAGCGGGCGGACCAGGATCACATCTTCGCCTTCTTCTTTGGTCTTCTGTTCCGCCGTGTCGGCGTCGAAGTAGACCTTACCGACTGCCGCGCCCGGCGAGGCGTTCAAACCGTGCGCCAGCACGGGGGTCTTGGCCAGCACTTCGAGATCGAAGCGCGGGTGCAGCAGTTGGTCGATGTCGCTGGCCTGGACGCGCGCCACGGCTTCGGTCTGGCTGATGAGGCCCTCGTCCACCATGTCGGTGGCGATCTTCACCACGGACGCGGCGGTACGCTTGCCGCTGCGGGTCTGGAGCATCCACAGCTTACCGGCTTCGATCGTGAACTCGATATCCTGCATCTCGCGGTAGTGCTGTTCGAGCTTGTCCGCGATTTCCTGAAGTTCATGCCAGGCCGACGGAATTTCTTCTACCAGCTTGGAAACTTCGGTCGGGGTGCGGGCACCGGAAACGACGTCTTCACCCTGCGCGTTGAGCAGGTACTCGCCGTAGAATTTCTTTTCGCCGGTGGAAGGGTTACGGGTGAAGGCTACGCCGGTGCCGCTCTTGCCGTCCGCGAAGTTGCCGTAGACCATCGTCACGACGTTGACTGCCGTGCCCCAATCGTGCGGGATGCCGAAATTATTGCGGTAGTCCACCGCGCGCTTGCCGTTCCAGCTCTTGAAGACGGCTTCCGTGCCCAGACGAAGCTGATCGTACGGATCTTCGGGGAACGGCTGGCCGGTATGATTCTCAACCAGTTCCTTGAAGCGGCGGGCACATTCCTTCCAGCCCGCTGCCGACACTTCGGCGTCCGTCTTGACGCCCTCTTCCTTGCGGATGTCGTCGATAATTTCTTCAAACGGCTCCGCGGGCGCGCCCAGCACGACCTTACCGAACATCTGGATCAGGCGGCGGTAAGAGTCCCACGCGAAGCGCATATCACCGAACTTCGCGCCCATCGTCTCGACGCCCGCGGGGGTCAGACCCAGGTTGAGGATGGTGTCCATCATACCGGGCATCGACACGCGCGCGCCCGAACGAACCGACACCAGCAGCGGATTGTTCGCATCACCGAACGTCTTGCCGGTCTGCTCGTTCAGCTTTTGCATGCTGGCGACGACCTGATCCCACATGCCGTCAGGGAACCCGCCGTCTTTCTGATAGGCAATGCAGGCTTCGGTCGTAGCCGTGAAGCCGGGTGGGACCGGGATGCCGATGCGCGTCATTTCTGCCAGGTTGGCGCCCTTGCCACCCAGCAGGTTACGCATCTCGGCGTCACCTTCCTCGAACATATACACCCACTTATGCGCCATCTAAATCTCTCCTCAATGGTTTGCAGGGATGGACACTACACAAAGATCGATCAAACACGCGATCGACGTCAGCGCCGTGACAGGGTACCAAATCGACGTCGCGTCTTCGCGCCGAGACTGGCGAGGTTTGCTGATGCAACCTGGAAGATTATGCCGCTTGGCTTCCGCCTTCACTAGTGAAGAAACGCACTAGACGAAATGACGGGTGTCACGCCGGGACAACGATACCCCGTCCAGGGCTTGTAGTCAACCATTTCGCGACCTATGCACCCCCTGCCCATGTCCAGTGACAAACCGCGTGCATTTGCAAGAAAAATACGCCTGAAACCCTCGCGAAAAAGCGGATGAGGCACCATGCTAAGCTGCCGCGCGGCCACACAGATTGACCAGATACTGGGAAAGGCCAAGGGAGATAATTCATCTTTATACAATTGCGGAGTTGCTTGAGAGATTTATCAATGTTATATATGAGTCGAGTATCAATCGGAGGGCCAAGCGTGGCCTGGCAGTTTAACCCCTACGTTATTCCTTTATTCATCGGCATCGTACCGCTCTTCGGGTTTGCCTACTTTGGCTGGCAGCGCGGGTCGGGCCTCGATGTGAAGCTGTTCTATATGAACGCTCTCTCCACGGCGTTCATGGTCCTGGCTTACATCATGGAGATGCTTTCGGCCAATGCGTCCGCGATCTTTTTCTGGCTGAAGGTCGAATATCTCTTCTTCTACACGCCCGCACTGTGGCTGTTGTTTGTGCTAGTCTACACCGGCACCATCGACCGCATCACGCCCCCGGCGCTGCTCCTGTTCCTTCCCTCCACCATCCAGACGCTGGCCACATGGACCAACGCCTACCATCACCTCAACTGGGCCACGGTCGGCACAATCGAGGTCGACGGGCTGGTCGTCTTCCACCGCACCTACGGCCCAGTCTTCGTGTTGGCGGGCATCTACTACTTTGCGCTGGTCGCGATCATGTTTGCGATCACGCTGCGCGCGCTCGTGCACGCGCCACGCCCGTACCAGAATCAGCTCAGCCTGATGCTGATGGCGATCTCCTTTCCGCTCGCAGCCTTCATCATCACCACGTTGGACCTCAGCCCGCTGCCCTACTTCGACGTGATGCCGGTGGGCTGGATTCTGGCCTATCTGTGCATGGGCTGGGGCCTGCTGCGGTTCCGTCTGCTCGACCTGATCCCCCCGGCCCGGTCGATCATCATGAACAGCATTACAGACGCGATCCTTGTGTTGGACACGCAGGATCGCGTCCTGGACATCAATCGCACGGGTGAGCGGTTGATCGGCCTGCAGGCGGCGGCGCTTATTGGCCAGCGGGCGCACGTCGCGCTGGCAGGGTTGCCGGGGCTGCTGGAAGGGTACGAAGAAGCGATTAGTGTGGCACGTACTGAAATCGAGGTGGAACGCCAGGGTGTGCCGCACGTCTTCGACATGCGCATCTCGCCCATCAACGCGGGCAAGCGCCTGCGCGGGCGGGTCGTCGTACTGCGTGACGTCACCGACCGAAAAAGGGCCGAAGAGACGATCCGGCGCTACGCGACGGAACTGGAGAGGCGCAACAACGAGTTGGATGCGTTCACGCACACCGTCGCGCACGACCTGAAAACGCCGCTCCAGATCATCGTCGGCTACACCGAGCTGCTCGACGACAGCGACGGCCACGTGATCTCCGCCGAAGGCAAAGAGTACCTGCTCTACCTGCAAGAATCCGCCACGCAAATGCGCGACATGATCGGTGAAATGCTGCTGCTGGCGCAGCTGCGCAACCCCGACATGGTGCTGGTCAACGTCAACGCGGAGCTGGCCGTACGCGCCGCCGTCGCCCGCTCGCACGACACCATCATGCAGCGCAGCATCGAGGTCGTCGTCGTGCCGCCGCTGCCCCCGGCCCACGCGCACCCCGTCTGGTTCGAAGAGATCATGGCGAACCTGATCGGCAATGCGATCAAGTACATCGGGCGCGACAACCTCGCGCCGCGCGTCGAGATTCGCGGCAGCCTGGACGGCAGACGCGTGCGCTACGACGTCATCGACAACGGGTTGGGTATCGCGCCGGAGAACCTGGACCGGCTGTTCGAGATGTTCACGCGCTTCCATACCGACCAGGCCAGCGGCAGCGGGATCGGCCTATCGATCGTGCAGCGCATCGTCAACCGGCTGCACGGCGAGATCCGGGTCGAAAGCACGCCGGGCAAAGGCAGCACGTTCAGCATCTTCCTGCCCGCCGCCGACAGCACCAGCGCGATCGCGTCTATGCTCGAAGTCGCCGCTGCCGAGTCCGCCGACCGCTCGCTTACCCTGATGGCCTAACCCCCTGCGGACGTGGCGCCGCTCGGCTGCACGGTCAGCCAGAACGTCCCGGTGGTCGGCCCCCATTCATCTCCCGCGCGCGTCGCAATGATCGAGTAAGGCCCCGTTGATGGAATGGTGAAGCTTTGAATGGCAGCCCAGTCACCTGTCTGGTCCCCCAATTCATACTCGAGAACCTGTCCTTCAGGGTCAACCAGCATCAGTTGTGGGATCAACGTTCCGCCCGTGCGCTCCACCAACACGTCGATCATTTCTCCGGCAGTGCCCTGATAGGTCCAGGTATACGCCCAACGTTCCGCCGTAATCTCCCCTTCGACCGGCGTATCGGGCTTGACCGTACCACTGTTCAAGAGCAGCGCTGGACTATCCAATCCCGCGCCGACCAGATCCACCCGCATCTCGTAGCTTCCGGTGGAACGCCCTTCGCGCTGCCCGTAGCGCATCACGCGAATGCGATGCGCCCCCGCGCCTCTCACCGCGACGTTGGGCAAAATCGCGTCGTCATATGCAGCGCCTCGCTGCCCGGCATCAAGCACCCATCCCATATCCGTCACAATGGCAACTGTGGGGATCAGCGTATTAGGCGTCTTTTCCGAATCCGCCGGGCTGCGCCAGACATAAATCGTTATCCTGTCGTTGCCCTGCGTCGTCAACAGCCAGTCTTCGTACCACTTATCGTTGGTCAGCTCGCCCCGCACCACGACGCCATACTCGACCGTCCGCGCCGTATGCGTCACGCGCGCACTGCCCTCCCCAGCGCTTTCCAGGATGACGTCCAGCTCGTAGTCGCCGGTCGTCGCGCCGGACATGCCCCACTCACGCTGAACGACAATCTGATATTCCCCGGCACCGTCCAGGTCGGTATACATCTCAGCGCCCCCGTCCTCGTGGGTGAATCCCACGCCCAGGGAGCGGCCATTAGCATCGAACATCTCCACGCGGAGCCGTAAGTTGCCGCAAGTGCGGCGTGCTTTTACCCGTATCCAATCGTCCGCGTCCGTGGTAAACGTGTACACGTGCCGCCAGTGATCGGCGTCAATCGTACTCCTGACCGGGACGTCATAGTCCACCGCGCCCAGCACCATCTGGTTGGCGGGCGTGTCTTCCGGCGCACCCAGCTTCGTCACGGTCAGCCGGTACGTGCCCAACGTAGGCAGGTGGTCCAGGTAGAGGCTCTCGACGACGATCTGGTAGAGACCGGCGGCGGGCAGACTGAGTGTTCTGAGCCAGACGAAGCCGCTGTAGTCCTCTGGGCCATCGACGCGTGAAATCTCAGCACCGGTCGCGTCGAACAGCCGGATGTCCGGGAACAGGCGGCCACTCAGGCGCTCGACCTTGACCAGCATGCGGTCGGCGGCGTCGGCTTCGAAGGCCCAGCTTTGGGACAGCGTGAAGCGGTCGATGGCCCCTTCGACTGGCTGGTCATACGTGACGGTCGGCGGTGGCTCCGCAGGTTCCGTCGCCTGGGCGCCCACAAACCACCCGGCGCCCGATCCTGTACTTGCGTCGTAGCCGCTTCGGGCCAGCACCACGACCGGGAACGCGGCGGCCAGGGCCACCGCCACCGTCAGCGGCACGATTCGGATGGTCGTCTTCATGTGAGTAATCTCCTACTCCCCCAGGCCGCGCACGTCTGTCAGCCAACCTCATTATACTTAATACTTAATCTCCGTTTTGCCCTCGCCCGCCAAATGTCCAGCTTTTTTAACAACCGCGCGCGCTTCCCGTGCACGTGGGCCGGGCGTCGTGCAGCCGCCCGTCTGCGCACTTGACAATCCTCCGTGAACACGACATAACTAAGATCCTGAAAACGGCTGGTGCTTTCGCCCTGGTAGAGCGACCCCCACAAGGAGACTCGCTATGTTCCACAAGCGTATCGCTGTGATCCTGCTCGTCATCGCCCTCGCAAGCTTCACCGTGCCGGGTGTGCTGGCGCAGGGTGATTCTCCCTCGTCACCCGTGCCGCCGGGCCGCCTGGTGATCGGCGACGATAGCGGCCTGTTCACTATCCTGCCGGATGGCTCGGACCGGACGCCTTTGGTCGAGGAAGACGACGCGGGCTGCTGGCTGCGCGACGGCCTGTGGAACCCCGACATGACGCTGCTGGCCTATACGCGCATCTGCGGCGGCGAAACAGCGACCGATTGGCACGGCAGCGACCGCACCGCCAGCATCTACCTGTACGATCCCGACAGCGGCGACAGCACGGAGCTGATCCCGAACGAAGGCTCGTACCAGGATTACGCGTCGTCGTGGCACCCGGACGGCAACCGGCTGGCGATTTATTCCAACCGGGGCGACGACGGGCGCTATGACCTGTTCGTGGTCGATACGACCAGCGGTGACGTGACCCAACTCACCGCCTTCGACGACGACACGGGCCGCGCGACGTGGGACCCGACCGGGCGCTATCTGCTCTATAACCGCTACGTCGCGCGCGAAGCCGACTCCGAGTGGGAGATTCGCGTGCTGGACACCGACACCGACGTCGAGTCGCCGGTCGCCGTGGGCCTGACCCCGCACTGGAGTCCTGACGGGCAGTGGATCGCCTACACGACCGAGGGCGACGTGTCGGACGTGTTCGTCCTTTCCGCCGCGTGCATCTACGACGGCGCGCCGTGCGAAGCGGACACTAACGCGCGCAACGTGACCTATACGCCGGACATCGCCGAGCGCGAGCCGATCTTCAGCCCCGACCAGACGCAGATCGCGTTCCTGCGCGACGCGGACGTGGACCCGATCGGCTTCACCTGGGATGTCTATCGCCAGGAAATCCGCACCGGGATCAACCAGAACCTGACGGGCTCGAACGCCGTGCAGGAGCGCCTCACCAGTTGGGAGCCAGTTCCCGACGCGGAGATGGTCGATGTCGAGCCACTGCTGCCCGTGATCGCACGGGTGCAGTCGTCCACGCCCGCCAATCTACGCGGCGAGGCGTCGGTCAGTTCGGCCCGCGTCGGCACGGCGATCAACGGGCGCATCCTGTTCATTCAGGGCACTGACGAGACCCAGGACTGGTATTGGGTCACCCTGCCGGAAGACGGCGCGACGGCCTGGATCTTCGGCGACCTGATCACCGTTGCGGTGGGCAGCACGGATGCGCTGCCGGTCGTGAACGCGGTGGCAACGGCGGAGCCGCAGTAGCGCCACCGTTGCACTTGGAGCCAACCAACCGCCCTCCCCTGACGAGGGCGGTTTTCGTTCCGACGCGATTCGGTCATCGACGAGACCTCACCCCGGCCCATGTCCGCAGGGGCGCATGGCGATACGCCCCTACACAACGTAAATTCTCACGATCCCGTAGGGGGTAGGGCAAGCCCTACCCGGCCTTGCTCATAACGGGTGGGGCAAGCCCCCGCCCCTGCGAAAGGCAGGACCACTCAACGTTCGGAGGGAATACTTAACTCGCTGTAGATCGGGACATCCGTGCCCCCGCCGCTTGACAGACGGGCCGCACACGTTATGCTTTTATATGGTGCACTCTTACACCGGCACGCCCGGCAGCGCACCAATTCTGGCTCAGAAGGGATTCGCAGCCATGTACAATGACTACACGCCCAGCGCCTTCGCCCGCAGTTCGCCCACGCCGATGGCTCCCCACGGCCACACCATGAAGATCATCGCCCGGCGCGCCCGGATCGAGCACATGGCCGTGGAGCTGCTGCGCCTCAGCAGCAGCCTGCGCCTGCCCGTCCCCGTCGAAGAAATCTACGCGCATCCGCCGCTGCAACTGTGGATCGTGGACCCCGACCGCACACCTCCGCTGGCCCCGCCCTCCGACGAAACTTTTGCCGGGCGGCAGAGCATCGCGCAGGCCATCGCGCGGCTGGTCGGCGAAAGCGCCTGGACGACGCGCGTCCGCCTGATGTCCACCAAGCCGTTCACCCCGGACGACATCGCGACCTTCGCCGACACGCTGCTGGTGCCAACCGCCCTGCTCTCCGCGCTGAACGACCGCCAGCGCGCGCCGCAGATCGTCTCGGCGCTGTTCCAGGTGCCGCTCTCGACGGCGGTCAAACGCCTCACTGAACTGGGCTATCTGACCGCCGATCCCAAGATCGTGCAGCCCGATCTCTCTCCCGAACACTGATCGCGCGTCGCCGCGTACCGGCCCGACTCAGCGCTTCAATTTGGCGCGTCCTGTGCTACAATGGGCCGCATGAACGAGAACACCAACACCCGCAGCTATCGTTACTATGACCTGATCATGGCGCTGTTCGTGACGGTCCTGCTCATCAGCAACCTATTGAGCAGCGCGAAGATCATCGATCTGAAAATGAGCCTGGGTCCCATCGCGCTGGCCTTTGACGCCGGGACGCTCGTCTTCCCTATCAGCTACATCTTCGGCGACGTGCTGACCGAAGTGTACGGCTACAAGCGCTCGCGCCGGGTGATCTGGGCGGGCTTCGGAGCCAACGTGCTGCTGGGGCTGTTCGTGTGGATCGCGGCGGCGCTGCCCGGCGAGGCCGAATGGCAGGGCTACGCGGGCCAGGGCGCGTATGACGCGATCCTGGGCGGCATCAGCGGCCTGATCGTGGCAAGCCTCGCGGCGTACTTCCTGGGCGCGTTCTCCAACAGCTACGTGCTCGCCAAGATTAAGGTGTGGACCGGCGGGCGCTGGCTGTGGATGCGCACCATCGGCAGCACGCTCGTCGGCGAGGGCGTCGATACCATCGTGTTCACGGTGATCGCAACGCTGCTGGGCGTCTTCCCACCGGAGATTTTCGTCTCGCTGGTGGTCACCAACTACATCCTCAAGGTAGGGCTGGAAGCGCTCATGACGCCGCTCACCTACCGCATTGTCAACCTGCTCAAACTGCTGGAGCGCGAGGATTATTACGACCGCGCGACCGATTTCAACCCATTCAAGTTGAGTGTCTGATCACCCGCAAAGGATTCCCATGACCGACCAGCCCGACGATCTGCAGGACCTGCTCGACGGCGCAGGACTGACCGAAGACGAGAACCTGCCTGAGGACCACCGCAGCGGCTTCGTGGCCGTGATTGGCCGCCCTAACGTGGGCAAATCCACACTGATGAACGCCATCCTGGGCGAGAAGATCGCCATCGTCAGCCCCAAGCCGCAGACGACCCGCCTGCGCCAGTTGGGCATTCTGACCCGCGACGACGCGCAGCTCATCTTCGTGGACACGCCCGGCATTCACCGCCCGCGCACGCCGCTGGGCGAGTTTATGGTGTCGGTGGC contains:
- a CDS encoding PD40 domain-containing protein produces the protein MFHKRIAVILLVIALASFTVPGVLAQGDSPSSPVPPGRLVIGDDSGLFTILPDGSDRTPLVEEDDAGCWLRDGLWNPDMTLLAYTRICGGETATDWHGSDRTASIYLYDPDSGDSTELIPNEGSYQDYASSWHPDGNRLAIYSNRGDDGRYDLFVVDTTSGDVTQLTAFDDDTGRATWDPTGRYLLYNRYVAREADSEWEIRVLDTDTDVESPVAVGLTPHWSPDGQWIAYTTEGDVSDVFVLSAACIYDGAPCEADTNARNVTYTPDIAEREPIFSPDQTQIAFLRDADVDPIGFTWDVYRQEIRTGINQNLTGSNAVQERLTSWEPVPDAEMVDVEPLLPVIARVQSSTPANLRGEASVSSARVGTAINGRILFIQGTDETQDWYWVTLPEDGATAWIFGDLITVAVGSTDALPVVNAVATAEPQ
- a CDS encoding queuosine precursor transporter, whose protein sequence is MNENTNTRSYRYYDLIMALFVTVLLISNLLSSAKIIDLKMSLGPIALAFDAGTLVFPISYIFGDVLTEVYGYKRSRRVIWAGFGANVLLGLFVWIAAALPGEAEWQGYAGQGAYDAILGGISGLIVASLAAYFLGAFSNSYVLAKIKVWTGGRWLWMRTIGSTLVGEGVDTIVFTVIATLLGVFPPEIFVSLVVTNYILKVGLEALMTPLTYRIVNLLKLLEREDYYDRATDFNPFKLSV